Proteins encoded in a region of the Planococcus citri chromosome 1, ihPlaCitr1.1, whole genome shotgun sequence genome:
- the LOC135849887 gene encoding retinol dehydrogenase 12-like isoform X1, whose product MLIHILSKIKYILLYYVLGAKGILHDFLYSKYNHVELKDKSNYVAVVTGGARGIGKEIVRKLMQCNMHVVIGCRDVKKGESVIQELRDAGVRTGEASVIELDLKSLKSVKKFADTFLQRHKYLNLLVNNAGIMFVPYEETEDGVESHLAVNYLGHFLLSHLLLPALTKADRQFSENARIINVSSCAHEVSPRINFDDIYMKKNYIEQAAYSQSKMCQLMFTKYFNKYLRKLDTGIQVIAVHPGVVDTEIFNGTLVKMTAPWALHLFCKVCKTPDQGATGVIYCCIEDELEKAGGKYYSNCTLQNCISYVDEVEEQERLYEISKKIVKDFLPKLE is encoded by the exons ATGTTGATCCATATTCTCAGTAAAATCAAATATATTTTACTCTACTATGTTTTGGGTGCGAAAGGCATACTGCACGATTTCCTTTACAGTAAATACAATCACGTGG AATTGAAAGATAAGTCTAATTATGTGGCCGTGGTTACAGGAGGTGCCAGAGGAATTGGCAAAGAAATTGTTAGAAAATTGATGCAATGTAATATGCATGTTGTGATAG GTTGTCGAGACGTAAAAAAGGGCGAATCGGTTATACAAGAGCTTCGCGACGCAGGCGTCCGTACAGGTGAAGCATCCGTCATCGAGTTAGACCTTAAATCGTTAAAATCCGTGAAAAAATTCGCCGATACATTTTTGCAACGTCACAAATACCTGAATTTATTGGTGAATAATg cCGGTATAATGTTTGTACCTTATGAAGAAACTGAAGATGGAGTAGAATCTCATTTGGCTGTTAATTATTTGGGTCATTTTTTACTAAGTCATTTACTGTTACCGGCGTTGACAAAGGCGGATAGGCAGTTTAGCGAAAATGCCAGGATAATTAACGTGTCTTCTTGCGCTCACGAAGTATCACCTCGTATCAACTTCGACGATATATATATGAA GAAAAATTACATCGAGCAAGCTGCGTATTCTCAATCGAAAATGTGCCAGTTGATGTTCACGAAATACTTCAACAAGTATTTGAGGAAGTTAGACACTGGAATACAAGTAATCGCTGTGCATCCTGGAGTCGTCGATACGGAAATATTCAACGGAACTTTGGTGAAAATGACGGCCCCGTGGGCTTTACACTTGTTTTGCAAGGTATGCAAG ACCCCTGATCAAGGAGCCACCGGAGTCATCTACTGTTGCATCGAAGATGAATTGGAGAAAGCCGGAGGAAAATATTATTCGAATTGCACCTTGCAAAATTGCATATCTTACGTAGACGAGGTCGAAGAACAAGAACGATTgtacgaaatttccaaaaaaatagtcaaagattttctaccaaaattggAATAA
- the LOC135849887 gene encoding retinol dehydrogenase 12-like isoform X2: MLIHILSKIKYILLYYVLGAKGILHDFLYSKYNHVELKDKSNYVAVVTGGARGIGKEIVRKLMQCNMHVVIGCRDVKKGESVIQELRDAGVRTGEASVIELDLKSLKSVKKFADTFLQRHKYLNLLVNNAGIMFVPYEETEDGVESHLAVNYLGHFLLSHLLLPALTKADRQFSENARIINVSSCAHEVSPRINFDDIYMKKNYIEQAAYSQSKMCQLMFTKYFNKYLRKLDTGIQVIAVHPGVVDTEIFNGTLVKMTAPWALHLFCKTPDQGATGVIYCCIEDELEKAGGKYYSNCTLQNCISYVDEVEEQERLYEISKKIVKDFLPKLE, from the exons ATGTTGATCCATATTCTCAGTAAAATCAAATATATTTTACTCTACTATGTTTTGGGTGCGAAAGGCATACTGCACGATTTCCTTTACAGTAAATACAATCACGTGG AATTGAAAGATAAGTCTAATTATGTGGCCGTGGTTACAGGAGGTGCCAGAGGAATTGGCAAAGAAATTGTTAGAAAATTGATGCAATGTAATATGCATGTTGTGATAG GTTGTCGAGACGTAAAAAAGGGCGAATCGGTTATACAAGAGCTTCGCGACGCAGGCGTCCGTACAGGTGAAGCATCCGTCATCGAGTTAGACCTTAAATCGTTAAAATCCGTGAAAAAATTCGCCGATACATTTTTGCAACGTCACAAATACCTGAATTTATTGGTGAATAATg cCGGTATAATGTTTGTACCTTATGAAGAAACTGAAGATGGAGTAGAATCTCATTTGGCTGTTAATTATTTGGGTCATTTTTTACTAAGTCATTTACTGTTACCGGCGTTGACAAAGGCGGATAGGCAGTTTAGCGAAAATGCCAGGATAATTAACGTGTCTTCTTGCGCTCACGAAGTATCACCTCGTATCAACTTCGACGATATATATATGAA GAAAAATTACATCGAGCAAGCTGCGTATTCTCAATCGAAAATGTGCCAGTTGATGTTCACGAAATACTTCAACAAGTATTTGAGGAAGTTAGACACTGGAATACAAGTAATCGCTGTGCATCCTGGAGTCGTCGATACGGAAATATTCAACGGAACTTTGGTGAAAATGACGGCCCCGTGGGCTTTACACTTGTTTTGCAAG ACCCCTGATCAAGGAGCCACCGGAGTCATCTACTGTTGCATCGAAGATGAATTGGAGAAAGCCGGAGGAAAATATTATTCGAATTGCACCTTGCAAAATTGCATATCTTACGTAGACGAGGTCGAAGAACAAGAACGATTgtacgaaatttccaaaaaaatagtcaaagattttctaccaaaattggAATAA